One Candidatus Ornithobacterium hominis genomic region harbors:
- a CDS encoding endonuclease/exonuclease/phosphatase family protein — MQRYNFIIKILIIFLSLKKFHAQENQFRAATIGFYNVENLFDTIPSAGFVNGNLDYQDEFYHTSISQEKIPVLDTVNCKCRYSEENLKGKQIIRPLILAEDFIPTGPKTWTSQRYQQKIENLSQVIANLGRDKTKDFPVLVGLAEVENREVVQDLIHSKALEKADYGLVHFNSWDARGIDVALIYQKKRFVVHEKKKIEVEVYDEKGARDYTRDILKVGGELDGEQIYVFVNHWPSRRGGEAVSFPKREKAAQVLKAEMSAIKAKNPSVKILVMGDFNDNPTDESITKVLGAGGESEKWVNLLLRDFRKGNGTLAYRDSWNLFDQIIVSRNLLRQDFESYQVYQTRIFKPYYLETATGAYKGYPQRMFAGDQYNPQGVSDHFPVYTILLKKVK, encoded by the coding sequence ATGCAACGGTATAATTTCATTATAAAAATTTTAATTATTTTTCTAAGCCTTAAAAAATTTCATGCACAAGAAAACCAATTTCGGGCTGCTACTATTGGGTTTTACAACGTGGAAAATTTATTTGATACAATTCCATCAGCGGGTTTTGTCAATGGGAATTTAGATTATCAAGATGAATTTTATCATACCTCAATCTCTCAAGAAAAAATACCTGTACTCGATACAGTGAATTGCAAATGCCGCTATTCTGAAGAAAATTTAAAAGGAAAGCAAATTATTCGCCCATTGATTTTGGCAGAAGATTTTATTCCTACTGGGCCCAAAACTTGGACTAGCCAGCGTTACCAGCAAAAGATTGAAAATCTGAGCCAAGTTATCGCTAACTTAGGGCGAGACAAAACAAAAGATTTCCCTGTGCTAGTAGGTTTGGCTGAAGTTGAAAATAGAGAAGTAGTACAAGATTTAATTCATTCTAAGGCTTTAGAAAAAGCAGATTACGGGCTTGTTCACTTCAATTCTTGGGATGCACGCGGGATTGATGTAGCTTTGATTTATCAAAAAAAACGTTTTGTCGTTCACGAAAAGAAAAAAATCGAAGTAGAAGTTTATGATGAAAAAGGGGCTAGAGACTACACAAGAGATATTCTGAAAGTAGGGGGAGAGCTAGATGGAGAGCAAATTTATGTTTTTGTAAACCACTGGCCATCAAGGCGAGGCGGTGAAGCGGTAAGTTTCCCTAAACGAGAAAAAGCAGCTCAAGTTTTAAAAGCCGAAATGAGTGCGATTAAGGCTAAAAACCCATCAGTGAAGATTCTAGTGATGGGCGACTTTAATGATAACCCGACAGATGAAAGTATCACGAAAGTCTTAGGCGCTGGAGGGGAGTCAGAAAAATGGGTGAATCTGCTGCTCAGAGACTTTAGAAAAGGCAATGGGACTTTAGCGTATAGAGATTCTTGGAATTTATTTGACCAAATTATCGTGAGTAGAAATCTACTGCGTCAAGATTTTGAATCTTATCAAGTTTACCAAACAAGAATTTTTAAGCCTTATTATTTAGAGACAGCAACAGGAGCGTACAAGGGCTATCCGCAGAGGATGTTTGCTGGCGATCAGTACAATCCTCAAGGGGTTTCAGACCATTTTCCAGTTTATACGATTTTGCTTAAAAAAGTGAAATAG
- a CDS encoding septal ring lytic transglycosylase RlpA family protein, producing MKTLALSTYMIFNLLSAPSSVDEMKTESELKTAKVSWYGKKFHGKKTASGEIYNMYELTAANKKLPFGTRVKIINPKNGKEVIVTINDRGPYVGSRKFDLSKAAFEKIADPVTGVIRIQYEIL from the coding sequence ATGAAGACACTTGCGCTTTCTACCTATATGATTTTTAATCTATTATCAGCTCCTTCTTCAGTTGACGAAATGAAAACTGAAAGTGAACTAAAAACTGCCAAAGTTTCGTGGTATGGAAAAAAATTCCATGGGAAAAAGACGGCTAGTGGTGAAATTTACAACATGTATGAATTAACCGCAGCTAATAAAAAATTACCTTTTGGTACGCGTGTGAAAATCATTAATCCCAAAAACGGCAAAGAAGTTATCGTTACCATCAATGACCGCGGCCCTTATGTGGGTTCTCGTAAATTTGATTTAAGCAAAGCTGCTTTTGAAAAAATTGCAGACCCTGTAACGGGAGTTATTCGTATTCAGTACGAAATTCTATAA
- a CDS encoding GatB/YqeY domain-containing protein: MKLEEKIMSEMKSAMKAKDKIALEALRAIKSAILMAKTDGSGDELDESTEIALLQKQIKMRKDAAEQFESQNRKEMAENELKQAEVIERFLPEQMSDEEIKSAVIAIIQEVGAESMKDMGKIMNLANEKMAGKADGKTIANMVKNLLNP; this comes from the coding sequence ATGAAATTAGAAGAAAAAATCATGTCAGAAATGAAATCTGCCATGAAAGCAAAAGATAAAATTGCCCTAGAAGCACTTCGAGCCATTAAGTCAGCTATTTTGATGGCAAAAACGGATGGTTCTGGCGACGAACTAGATGAAAGTACTGAAATCGCATTGCTACAAAAACAAATTAAAATGCGAAAAGATGCCGCAGAACAATTTGAAAGTCAAAACCGAAAAGAAATGGCTGAAAATGAATTAAAACAAGCCGAAGTGATCGAGCGTTTTTTACCAGAGCAAATGAGTGATGAAGAAATCAAATCTGCGGTAATTGCTATCATTCAAGAAGTGGGTGCAGAAAGCATGAAAGATATGGGGAAAATTATGAATCTTGCCAACGAAAAAATGGCAGGGAAAGCTGACGGTAAGACTATTGCAAATATGGTCAAAAATCTATTAAACCCTTAA
- the ftsZ gene encoding cell division protein FtsZ: MDFNNMDFEMPKNRSAAIKVIGVGGGGSNAVNYMFEQGITGVDFIVSNTDAQALDKSPVPIKIQLGANITEGLGAGANPEVGEQAALETLDDIKNILDSNTKMVFITAGMGGGTGTGAAPIIAKCAREMGILTVGICTAPFSFEGRKRLDQAKEGIEKLRSSVDSLIIINNDKLRELYGNLGYKTGFAKADEVLSTAAKGIAEVITHEYSINIDLRDAKTVLADSGTAIMGSAKASGESKAKKAIEAALDSPLLNDNKITGAKNVLLLIVSGDDEITMDEIGIINDYIQTEAGNNANIIMGMGEDEDLGDEISVTIVATGFPLEQQDFNGQEDKTIVHTLEDEHHTPIHFSISQKEKDKKESATEDNIVHSKPASSATENSNKEYSEEEGTEEENIFNFQIINQLEAEEKGYKDEVYETENQINFNQDEPEPKEPENELMEKNSSKYTLFSLDEDWDDEPETPSVSRNFRNQETAGDFAPRKTNNSNENLKIGESKSNFTPPQQDTSLSPKNTFQTQEVEVDTKEEPKIKSHFENELSQQINERRERLKKFNYKFKTSLKERQEMEEIPAYERNGIKLSEYKHERPSRYIVDEDSDNNIKIRPNHFLHDNVD, encoded by the coding sequence ATGGATTTTAACAATATGGATTTTGAAATGCCTAAAAACAGAAGCGCTGCCATCAAAGTCATTGGCGTTGGCGGTGGGGGTAGTAATGCGGTGAATTACATGTTTGAGCAAGGAATTACTGGTGTTGACTTTATCGTGAGTAATACTGATGCCCAAGCTCTAGATAAAAGCCCAGTTCCTATCAAAATTCAACTCGGAGCAAACATCACAGAAGGTCTAGGTGCAGGAGCAAATCCTGAAGTAGGTGAACAAGCTGCCTTAGAAACTTTAGATGATATTAAAAATATATTAGACAGCAATACCAAAATGGTATTCATCACGGCAGGAATGGGCGGTGGGACAGGTACAGGAGCTGCCCCCATTATTGCAAAATGTGCTAGAGAAATGGGAATTTTGACTGTTGGCATTTGCACAGCTCCTTTTTCTTTTGAAGGTAGAAAACGTTTAGACCAAGCCAAAGAAGGTATTGAAAAATTACGCTCTAGTGTAGATTCACTCATCATTATAAACAATGACAAGCTCCGTGAATTATATGGAAATCTAGGTTACAAAACGGGTTTTGCCAAAGCAGACGAAGTGCTGTCTACTGCAGCCAAAGGGATTGCAGAGGTCATCACACACGAATATTCCATCAATATTGACTTGAGAGATGCCAAAACCGTTTTGGCTGATAGCGGCACGGCTATCATGGGCTCAGCAAAAGCTAGTGGTGAAAGTAAAGCCAAAAAGGCTATCGAAGCAGCTCTAGATTCTCCATTGTTAAACGATAATAAAATTACAGGTGCAAAAAATGTCTTACTGCTCATCGTTTCTGGTGATGATGAAATTACAATGGATGAAATCGGCATCATAAACGATTACATCCAAACCGAGGCTGGCAATAATGCTAATATCATCATGGGAATGGGTGAAGATGAAGATTTAGGTGATGAAATTAGTGTTACTATCGTAGCGACAGGTTTCCCGCTTGAGCAACAAGATTTTAATGGGCAAGAAGATAAAACCATTGTTCATACATTGGAAGATGAACATCATACACCTATTCATTTCTCTATTTCACAAAAAGAAAAAGATAAAAAAGAAAGTGCAACAGAAGATAATATAGTACATTCTAAGCCAGCATCTTCTGCTACTGAAAATTCAAACAAAGAATATTCTGAAGAAGAAGGAACTGAAGAAGAAAATATTTTCAATTTCCAAATAATAAATCAACTGGAAGCAGAAGAAAAAGGCTATAAAGATGAGGTTTATGAAACTGAAAATCAAATTAATTTCAACCAAGATGAACCTGAACCTAAGGAGCCAGAAAATGAATTAATGGAAAAAAATAGTAGCAAATACACGCTCTTTTCTTTGGATGAAGATTGGGATGATGAACCTGAAACGCCCTCTGTTTCTAGAAATTTTAGAAATCAAGAAACGGCAGGTGATTTTGCTCCCCGAAAAACTAACAACTCTAATGAAAATTTAAAAATCGGTGAAAGCAAAAGCAATTTCACACCTCCACAGCAGGACACTTCTCTATCTCCTAAAAACACATTCCAAACTCAAGAAGTAGAGGTAGATACGAAGGAAGAGCCGAAAATTAAAAGTCATTTTGAAAATGAGTTGTCTCAGCAGATTAATGAAAGAAGAGAACGCCTGAAAAAGTTTAATTACAAATTCAAAACTAGCTTAAAAGAAAGACAAGAAATGGAAGAAATTCCTGCCTATGAAAGAAATGGCATAAAATTATCTGAATATAAGCATGAACGCCCTTCTCGCTATATTGTAGATGAAGATTCTGATAATAACATCAAAATCAGACCTAATCATTTTTTACACGATAATGTAGATTAA
- the ftsA gene encoding cell division protein FtsA, whose protein sequence is MKKTNNKIAVGLDIGTTKIVVMVGQKNEHGKLEIIGVGRSKSLGVHRGVVNNITQTINSIKEAVAQAESDSGYKITDVTVGIAGQHIRSLQHSDYITRNNFEEVIDEEDIKKLINQVHKLVMLPGEEIIHVLPQEFKVDSDGDIHEPMGMYGSRLEANFHVVVGQITSIKNIARCVKSAGLNLAGITLEPIASSSASLSKEEKEAGVALVDIGGGTTDIAVFKDNIIRHTSVIPFGGNVISDDIKIGCSIIEKQAEQLKVKFGSAWPGENKETEIVAIPGLRGREPKEISLKKLSQIIHARVNEILEQVYMELRHYGCEEEKKKLIAGIVLTGGGSKLKHIRQLTEYLTGLDTRIGYSNEHMASGQSDLINSPEYATAVGLVLKGIEKLEEQELYFAQKEDEEFTTESLPTENKAEQNSLTEQPLNEEKADDKKVDNKKSEKPEREQSSFKPKSSIFSKWTDKFIKMINETE, encoded by the coding sequence ATGAAAAAAACAAACAATAAAATAGCAGTTGGATTAGACATCGGAACGACCAAAATTGTCGTCATGGTTGGTCAAAAAAATGAACACGGCAAGCTGGAAATCATTGGCGTTGGGCGTTCTAAAAGTTTGGGGGTTCACCGTGGGGTTGTAAACAATATTACACAAACCATCAATTCCATCAAAGAAGCGGTAGCACAAGCAGAGTCTGACTCTGGGTACAAAATTACTGATGTGACTGTGGGAATAGCTGGGCAACATATCCGTAGTTTACAGCACAGCGACTACATTACTAGAAATAATTTTGAAGAAGTGATTGACGAAGAAGACATTAAAAAACTCATCAATCAAGTACACAAATTAGTTATGTTGCCTGGCGAAGAAATCATTCATGTTTTACCCCAAGAATTTAAGGTGGATAGTGATGGTGATATTCACGAGCCAATGGGTATGTATGGCAGTCGCTTAGAAGCTAATTTCCATGTGGTGGTAGGGCAAATTACTTCTATCAAAAATATTGCACGTTGTGTGAAGAGCGCTGGACTTAATTTAGCTGGTATTACCTTAGAGCCTATTGCTTCTTCATCTGCATCGCTCAGCAAAGAAGAAAAAGAAGCTGGTGTTGCATTAGTAGATATTGGTGGCGGAACAACTGATATTGCTGTTTTCAAAGACAACATCATTCGTCATACTTCTGTGATTCCGTTTGGTGGGAATGTGATTTCTGATGATATAAAAATTGGTTGCTCTATCATCGAGAAACAGGCTGAGCAGCTAAAGGTGAAATTTGGCTCTGCTTGGCCAGGCGAGAACAAAGAAACAGAGATTGTCGCCATCCCAGGACTGAGAGGAAGGGAACCTAAAGAAATATCACTAAAGAAATTAAGCCAAATTATCCATGCTCGTGTGAACGAAATTCTAGAGCAGGTCTATATGGAATTGAGACATTATGGCTGTGAAGAGGAGAAGAAAAAATTAATTGCTGGTATCGTATTGACTGGGGGAGGAAGTAAACTCAAGCATATTCGCCAATTGACTGAGTACCTGACTGGTCTAGATACGCGAATTGGCTACAGCAACGAGCATATGGCAAGCGGGCAATCGGACTTAATCAACAGCCCAGAATATGCTACTGCCGTGGGGCTCGTACTCAAAGGCATCGAAAAACTAGAAGAGCAAGAGTTATACTTTGCCCAAAAGGAGGATGAAGAGTTTACTACTGAAAGTCTCCCTACAGAAAATAAAGCTGAACAAAATAGCTTAACGGAACAGCCTTTGAATGAGGAAAAAGCAGATGATAAAAAAGTAGATAACAAAAAATCAGAAAAGCCAGAAAGAGAGCAGTCTAGCTTTAAGCCTAAATCTAGTATTTTCTCTAAATGGACTGACAAATTTATTAAAATGATTAACGAAACTGAATAA
- a CDS encoding cell division protein FtsQ/DivIB, giving the protein MKRKWVLLKILMFLVFLGFLLIFSQKQFEKREIKNIIAKIDYADGNYFITEKVVKEILGETHRDFPKMAMKSVEINRMEENLKKNPFIKNAEVFLENNGFLHTNIQQEKPIARVNTGKEQFYITQEGKRIPLSQHYSTQVMLVDGPVDSVDFALISELVQKINEDNLLKNLIVGTHKNSRNSFILLPADGGYVLDLGNLENVDRKLDNFKVFYREFLAVADSIPYKRFNLNFINQIVAQK; this is encoded by the coding sequence ATGAAGCGTAAATGGGTCTTACTTAAAATACTTATGTTCCTAGTCTTTTTAGGTTTTCTTTTGATTTTTTCTCAAAAACAATTTGAGAAGCGAGAGATTAAAAATATAATTGCTAAAATTGACTATGCTGATGGGAATTATTTCATTACCGAAAAAGTTGTGAAAGAAATTTTAGGAGAAACACATCGAGATTTCCCCAAAATGGCTATGAAAAGCGTGGAAATTAATCGTATGGAAGAGAATTTAAAGAAAAATCCTTTCATCAAAAATGCGGAGGTTTTTTTGGAAAACAACGGCTTTTTGCATACCAATATTCAGCAAGAAAAACCGATTGCGCGGGTCAATACGGGGAAAGAGCAGTTCTACATCACGCAAGAAGGAAAAAGAATTCCACTATCACAGCATTATTCGACTCAAGTTATGCTGGTAGATGGGCCAGTGGATTCTGTAGACTTTGCTCTCATAAGCGAATTAGTTCAAAAAATAAATGAGGATAACTTGTTGAAAAACCTTATCGTCGGAACGCATAAAAATAGTAGAAATTCCTTTATTTTGTTGCCTGCGGATGGTGGGTATGTTCTTGACTTAGGGAATTTAGAAAATGTGGATAGAAAATTAGACAATTTTAAAGTTTTTTATAGAGAGTTTTTAGCTGTAGCAGACAGTATTCCTTATAAGAGATTTAATTTGAATTTTATCAACCAAATAGTTGCACAAAAATAG